In the Raphanus sativus cultivar WK10039 unplaced genomic scaffold, ASM80110v3 Scaffold1220, whole genome shotgun sequence genome, aaaactaataatctATTATTCCCAAATGTGACTGAAGAAATCAGCAAAAGTTGGTGAAGCAGACAAACTAGCATAACCAGGGCTCATTATTCCCGCCGGCGAAAATAATCCGGGTGGTATCGCCGGGGAGAACAACCCACCTAGATGAAACATCGGGGAGAACATTCCGGCGGAAGCTGTCGGTAACATAGCCGGAGACGGCGAGAGTATACCCGGCGGGTAACCACTGAACTCAGCTGCTTCTTCCATAGCCGTCGAGATTCCTACCGGTTCCTTTCCTCCTCTCGGGCTAGCATTCTCCGTCGCGGCGAGTCTCGCCGCAGGTGATACATCTCCGTCGTTTCTTGAATCGAGGAAGACCTCAGAGGAGATCCCGGTGAGACGCTGGACGACGTTCATGAAGTCGGAGGCTGTGGTGTGCACGACCTTTGGTGAAACGGCGTAGATAACCACCGGCTCTCGAGCAGCGTAAGGTGGAGGTTGGTCACGATGCTGAGGAGGTGGAGCAGGGTGTTTAGGAGGTTTCTTGATCTTGTGAGAGTCTTTGTGGACGCTTAGAGGTGAAGGACGAGGACCATAGATCGGAAGCTGACGTTTTGGAGTCTGTTGATCAGAAGGATTACCGCCGGCGAAATATGCCGACGGATCCATTAGAATCTTGGTGGATTTTCTCTTTCActattttttgttgtaaaagaGTTTCGATCGAACTTGGTTCTTCTTCTATGTTTGGTCTGAGAATTGAATGGGATGTTTGACGACGAGTATATTGACCAAAACATCAACACacaatgt is a window encoding:
- the LOC130503907 gene encoding protein MKS1-like, whose translation is MDPSAYFAGGNPSDQQTPKRQLPIYGPRPSPLSVHKDSHKIKKPPKHPAPPPQHRDQPPPYAAREPVVIYAVSPKVVHTTASDFMNVVQRLTGISSEVFLDSRNDGDVSPAARLAATENASPRGGKEPVGISTAMEEAAEFSGYPPGILSPSPAMLPTASAGMFSPMFHLGGLFSPAIPPGLFSPAGIMSPGYASLSASPTFADFFSHIWE